AGGTGTAGGTGTTCTAGGATGCAAAACAGCTACTAGACGTCTTTTTGCAAAGAAGACCTTGTGCTGACTGATACCTTACAGACTGTGGTATCCACCAATCCATTCGCGTCGTCAATGTCGCCCTCAAACTTCCATGATCCCTGGATTTTCAAGCCCCAAAGATGGATGGATTTGAGAAACAAAGATGTTCTTTCTTCAAGCCAGCCGTTTTCTCTAGGTCCACGAAGCTGCCTTGGTAAAAGGTTAGTTGACTCGGTTATTCCAAGCTGTTGGAAAACAACAAACACTTGGCGCATCTCTACTTGTAAACAGACTACTGACAGATTTTTCTCATAATCCCACAGCCTCGGTTGGCTAGAAATGCGCACAATACTTGCCAAAATTCACTTCAAATACGACCTGGAATTGGTTGATCCGAACCTTGATTGGCATGCTGGGTCAGAAATGCACACCCTTTGGCAGAAACCTCAGATGAACATCATTGTACGCTCGAGATCAGATTGTGATACTTAGCAAAATTAACGCCTTGTTTTTGGATCTATAAAATCTTGAGTTATTGATAGTAGATAGGAAATTTCTTAGCAATTCTGAGAGTTAATATGCTTGAACACTTCTGCTACCTCGCTCTGCTATCTCACTGAGATTGTTTCACTTTCTTTGTCTTTTTCAGGATCCCAATAGCCCACGTATCCATCTCTCCCAGTCAGGTATGTCCCTAATGCTTGTTCCTCAGCATCGGCTCGGAACACGGCGTGTTTCTTGTTCGTCCATTCCAACCCTTTCCAAATAACACCTTCAGTGTCAGTAAACTCGGCATCCATCTCCGGCCGCAGTAGATATACAATAGAGTATTTGTGTCTTCCCATTTCGTCTTTGTGAGGGATAATCCGATGTAGACTTGATTCCAGAAGCCCGCCAGATATGAAACGGAGTGCGTCGCCCACGTTGACAACAGCATGGCCAGGTTTGGGTGCAATGTAATACCACTGATCTTCGTTGGGTTTCAACACCTGCAACCCTGCAACTTCAGTAAAAACAATCGACAAACTTCCTGCATCGGTGTGGGCAATCTGGCCGACTTTCTCTGGTTCGTGGTCTGCAATGGTGTACTTTAGAAGGCCGAGCGCCGTTGGGCAAACGGCCTCTTTCCGGTGGTATTGTTGGTATGCCAGTTTCCCGTCCAAGTCGAGGGCGTTTGACAATCGTTCTAGAAGCAAAGTACTGATCTCTCTAAAAGTCGACATAGCCTGCTTCAATAGTGTTAATCGGGACGCAATGACTTCTGGACCAGGAAATGAAGCGCCATCCGCAATCTTGGAGATGGGATGCTCGAAGAGCTTTTGAAATGTTAGTCTCGCGATTAGCAAAAAGAAATGGGGAACGACATTCCATGAGGCCCTCAAATCCGTCTTTCTTCCCCTCGATAGGACCGTTTCCGTGGCCTGCAGGCTTGTACCTGTTGAAGAAAGGTGAGTTTACTTGGTTATCCACTCGAGAGCGACTCCTCTCTGCTAAAACGAACATAAAGACCTACCCCATGACCAAATGCTCGTCGTGGTCTCTGTCAACCAGCCATTCCATTTTTTTATCCTGCGGTAAATCGTAGAAGCTGCTCGCCAAGTCATACATACATTGGACTTCTCTCATCACCTGTCCAGAGGCGACCCTGCGGCAATCTAAGTAAAAGAATCCGAGCTCAGTGCAGGCTTTTAGCAAATGCTCAACATGTGACTTGTCTCCATCCATTAGTTTCTCGAGAGATACGACACGTAGAGCGGCATCCTCTTCAGCAATCTTCTCAGTGAGACGGTTAGTTGTAGCCATGTTGTCGCGTCAAAGAAGTTACGCGAGAATAGTAGAGATCCAGAGGGCGATGGCTTCGTGCATCGTTTCTAATAGGCCCATCGCACAATGAAAGCGACCTGAGACTGTCAGTCAATGAGAGGAAGGATTTGGTGCTGTGTCGTTTCATTTCCCCTTTTGGAAAGCTCCGAAGCTTGGGCATTTGTGTCCCAGCTCGGCAAAGCTCCCAATGTAGACACGCAGCGAGTCGCTTCAATATCTAAAGAAGCACAAGCATATGCAATTGCAGACATAGATCTGAACTGCTGCCTAGGGATGCACTTGCCATGGGTACTACTCGAAACATCATCGAGCGAAGTCTGGTGCCCTCTATCAGATGCTCAGTGCTAGCAACCAGGCTGAAACTTGCAGGCAAGGCCGGCAAAGCACCATATCACATGAATGTGACTTTCTTTTTCCAGTCGATAGCTTTATCTAAATATTCAACATCATATATTTCTTGCAATCTGTGTATGATTGAACTGATCCCTACGAGAGCGAAACTGTATCACAGCCAAAAAGGAATTAGCTGTTTTGCCAATGCAAACCAGCCACGCTTTGCATATCGCATCTATTGCTAAGACAATCTTGAGTTCCGAGGGACTAGCTCCGAATTCCATTTATTTATTTTCCTTTTAGAGCAACTGTTTTCTTATTTGCTGTCACCCTGTAGGGTATTTAGAAGAGGTACTGTTAGGCTCTTGATAAGAGCGTGCACAGTTATCGCCCATAGAGCCCCGAAGTACGACTTCATAGCCTGTTTTAATGACCCTTTGCCTCGATCTAAAATATAACGGCTATGATGTGTAACTGCTTCCTTATTGGGAATTGTCTTACAGCTGAAAAGTGTTACTGGGGGTCTACCCTTCTTGCAATAGATATTCAGAACAAAATTCTATTAGAGAGGTTCAGAAATCAAGTAAACAAAAGCCACATCTCCAAGATCTTTCTCATGGCATATCTATATCGTCTTCGTAGAAAACCAGCACCCTAACTTCTATGCTTTGCCTGGGCTCTTCATCAACTGTCTCGGGGTCTGTAAACGCCGCATGTGGGACTCTTCGCGCACGTCCATCTGTTTTCGACTCGTAACATTTGAAGAGCATCACCTCCTCTGGCGTCTGGTTATGCTTGTAGTACCAACAATGATCATTGTTGGGTAGCATCGTGCATGGCTCTCCCACCCAATCTGGGTAAATCAGCTTTATGGGAAGAATGTCCCTATCAGGGACTGATTGAGAATCACAAACTGCCAGCGGGTCTTTGCGAATTGTTTTGATGGGGCGCCAAACATTGATAATCTGGAAGCGTGACTGGAGAAGCCGGGTGGCGTCTTGCCCCATATGTCGGATAACCTGGTTTCTTGAAGCCCATTCAGACTGATCAATGTGTGCTTGCCTTACTGGCCGACGCTCTTCGTCGGAGTGGGAGGCAACAGGGTTCGGTCGCCGAATTGTGTGGTCAAATATGTGCAGTCGAGAAGCACCAGTCCTGTTTCCACGTTAGTCTTTCCAGCTAATATGTGTACCAAATGGTTGCTGACATCTTTAAGACCAGTTGTTGAACCTCGGTATAGTAGACTTGCTTGATCCGTTCCTCACTGTCAAATGTCTTCTCCTGGCTTACGTGGGAACAAAGCTGAAAGCCATGGCTGTCTAGTGTGTATTTGTGCTCACTCCCGGTAATGTCGGTAATCGTGGTATTCAAGTCGATAGAGGGTTGATTGAATGTACTTCTCTTCCCGGCAATACTTGGGGCATGTTCCGTACCGTCGCCTGGGTCTCGGTAATAGTTGATAGTAGTTCGTACGTGACGAGGGACTCCTGCCTTGGCTCTTCTGCTTGAACCCAATGGGTTTGAACAATTCATGGTGATACGTATCGCTGTTTTTTTAGGATGTTAGAAAACTTGCTGTGTAAATAAACCGTCTGATATTTTGAAGGCTATCCTTTTGCATGGTAGCTTGGGACTAATGCGTAGGCCACTTTTCAATAGCTCGATTCTTAAGAGGGAAAGATGCCGATAAAGGCAAGACTTTAGGCTGTATGAGTTTCAGAGTAACCTATGTTGAAAAGCAAGAACAAAAAGCCTATCCGTAGTTTGGGATGCATCTGCTGGGGATTAAACATTGGCACTGAAGGTCTTGAAGGCAGTGTGTTCCCTCCTCAGACTGCCAAACTTTGCCTGTCCCTGCGCGAACTGATTTCTCTCCCATTTCATATACTAGAGCCCCATTTACGGTCGCCTAAAGCCATTGGATGTTGCCAGCCTCTCCTTGTTATCAAAGTTCTCTCTCAACGCAATTACAAGTCGAGGCTGTCTTGACTGTTGCAGAACGCGTCAACTTCATGCTGCTGTTCGTTCGATTGCCTAAACCGGTCGGTCCGGAGCATTTTTCCGCAATGTTTCCCTTTCCGGCTTCCTCCGACAATCTTTGTGCCTGTACGGCAAGATCCCAGCAGCCTACGTTTCGTCCCAACATAAACTCGCAACGACGGCAGCAGTACCGTCACGCATCTAACCAAGTCTCATTGCTCAATTCGCATAACTCAGGATTATTGTCTTCCAAAGCTTGCTTGCGTCGTTCTCTAACTGATTTTGAAAAGATGATATCGCTCCAAAGTTTGGCATCGTTTATTCTTCCTCTAAGCACTGCGTCGCCAAAGACCTTGGCCTTTGCAGAGTCTGAGCCAAAGCAATACAACCCAGCAAACGGGATAGCCGGTGCCCTTTTCAAAGCCAAAATTCACCCTCGAGAACCAGAAATCTCTGCGGAAGTAGACAGTTTCTTTCTTGACCATTGGCCTTTCGTCAATGAAGAAGCAAGAAAGAGATTTGTAGCCGCAGGCTTTTCCAAAGTCACATGCTTTTATTATCCTCATGCGCTGGACGACAGGATTTCTCTCGCATGTCGGCTTCTGACACTTCTATTTCTCGTGGACGGTAGGCATCAATTCTCTGTTCTAGATAGTTTGCGCCACAACCCCAGCATTACTGTTCAGTCAAAGACTAATACAGTGTTCCTACAACAGACATACTGGAAGACATGTCACTCCAGGAAGGTTCGTTGTACAATGAAAAGCTGATTCTTCTGTCGAGAGGTGACATTGTTCCGGATCGCTCTGTGCCGGTAGAATGGATCACCTATGACTTGTGGAATGACTTACGGACGTGTGATAAGTCACTTGCAGATGAGATATTGGAGCCTGTATTTTCTTTCATGAGAGCTCAAACGGACAAATCTCGCCTCAGTATCAAGCAATTGGGTCACTACCTCAAATACCGAGAAAAGGATGTTGGGAAAGCGTAAGTGTTTTGAGCTCTGCAGTCTTCTACAGTCTTTAACTCACACAATCTCAGACTTCTTTCTGCTTTGATGCGCTTTAGCATGAAGCTGCATATCACGCCCGCGGAGTTGAAATCAGTAGACAATATCGAGTTGAACTGCTCTAGGCATATCTCGGTTGTCAACGATATATACAGTTGGGAAAAGGAGTTGAAAGCCTCTCAAACAGGCCACAAGGAAGGAGCGGCATTGTGCTCGTCGGTTTCTGTTTTGACTTCAGAGACAAACCTAGATTTTGCAGCATCGAAGCGGGTGTTGTGGGTTATGTGCCGAGAATGGGAATTGGTTCACAGAGACCTTGTGGCAAAAAGATTACGATCGCCTGAGCCATGTAGTCAAGACCTCCAAGATTATATGAGAGGCCTCGAGTTTCAGATGAGCGGTAATGAGGCATGGAGCGAGATGACCCCTAGATACCATTCAGTGTAGCTTATCATTGAGTGTTTTCTATATTTATACTGTCAAATCGTGAACTTTCAGTTACGcttcttcttattcttctaGTTTCCTCCTGTTTCAGCTTGACGAGAACAACCGTTTCATATAACCTGTAGATTGAACTCTTTTTTCGTTCGGGTCGCTGTACGGCCCGTAGTGGACTGCCTTGCCGCGAGTGTTTTCCGCAAACGGGATCTCGCTCTTTATGCGGCTTATCACATCCTAGATAAAGGTTAGCCTGTTCAATTAACGATCAACGAGTACTCTTTACCGGGTTGTAGATGAAAGGTCGACCAAACGTGATCAGATCAAGTTTGCCCTCTGTGACGAGTCGGTTCGCCTCTTCAACCGTGTAGTCACGATTAGCCATCAATAGCGTTGGGCTTCCCGGGAACTTCACCAGTGGCCTAAAGTAAAAGTGCAGGCTGCCACGTGCCCGGCTCTTGGCAGCCATACAGGAAGCTAGCATTCATTTTAACACCCTTTCTC
This sequence is a window from Colletotrichum higginsianum IMI 349063 chromosome 8, whole genome shotgun sequence. Protein-coding genes within it:
- a CDS encoding Gibberellin 20-oxidase, coding for MATTNRLTEKIAEEDAALRVVSLEKLMDGDKSHVEHLLKACTELGFFYLDCRRVASGQVMREVQCTSLQATETVLSRGRKTDLRASWNVVPHFFLLIARLTFQKLFEHPISKIADGASFPGPEVIASRLTLLKQAMSTFREISTLLLERLSNALDLDGKLAYQQYHRKEAVCPTALGLLKYTIADHEPEKVGQIAHTDAGSLSIVFTEVAGLQVLKPNEDQWYYIAPKPGHAVVNVGDALRFISGGLLESSLHRIIPHKDEMGRHKYSIVYLLRPEMDAEFTDTEGVIWKGLEWTNKKHAVFRADAEEQALGTYLTGRDGYVGYWDPEKDKESETISVR
- a CDS encoding Catalyzes late reaction in the cephamycin biosynthetic pathway is translated as MNCSNPLGSSRRAKAGVPRHVRTTINYYRDPGDGTEHAPSIAGKRSTFNQPSIDLNTTITDITGSEHKYTLDSHGFQLCSHVSQEKTFDSEERIKQVYYTEVQQLVLKMTGASRLHIFDHTIRRPNPVASHSDEERRPVRQAHIDQSEWASRNQVIRHMGQDATRLLQSRFQIINVWRPIKTIRKDPLAVCDSQSVPDRDILPIKLIYPDWVGEPCTMLPNNDHCWYYKHNQTPEEVMLFKCYESKTDGRARRVPHAAFTDPETVDEEPRQSIEVRVLVFYEDDIDMP
- a CDS encoding Aristolochene synthase codes for the protein MISLQSLASFILPLSTASPKTLAFAESEPKQYNPANGIAGALFKAKIHPREPEISAEVDSFFLDHWPFVNEEARKRFVAAGFSKVTCFYYPHALDDRISLACRLLTLLFLVDDILEDMSLQEGSLYNEKLILLSRGDIVPDRSVPVEWITYDLWNDLRTCDKSLADEILEPVFSFMRAQTDKSRLSIKQLGHYLKYREKDVGKALLSALMRFSMKLHITPAELKSVDNIELNCSRHISVVNDIYSWEKELKASQTGHKEGAALCSSVSVLTSETNLDFAASKRVLWVMCREWELVHRDLVAKRLRSPEPCSQDLQDYMRGLEFQMSGNEAWSEMTPRYHSV